The following coding sequences are from one Humulus lupulus chromosome X, drHumLupu1.1, whole genome shotgun sequence window:
- the LOC133804134 gene encoding uncharacterized protein LOC133804134 isoform X1, translating to MPKYLLPLTDHFPGRVTYRGNGYFKTIKDKFEELGLIERVKESPFKQFFMAEKLDFSASLMHQLMLRKIQCFKEDELHLHLGSRPCRFGRGEFALVTGLNFSSGPSETDLKKHLTSDRLIKEYFNDEETVKLMHLEAALKNCTIVEDAYKLGLCFFVEGVLLAREGKLNVWIDSLKMVEDTEYFFTYPWGKVSFNKLMDSCKKDMHHQKRNYEKKKEVKGKQKEAKYSLYGYVPALQYWAYEAIQQFAREYGINHGNQFPRMLSWSSNKERPISKADLAPMFKKTSLIVLSMLKPRPSEIDYYSALTEGDAPLYPGLGQEEEVETPTDFEKVAEIAAEVAKAANIFVDGPDDEDTPAPIDPTPSAPAPSVHPSPDQPDLREVLERLERVESRQDTILENQAVIMDVVNKILTFVQDLPNDSDSDSDSLDLPDDFVSHDIGTPPPIVLTANPETPGVAIIELGDAAGVEFQLAKRKRRKPKKFEDYTDPTRKKDRLDAIDDVPLVLDPLKKPLATQYRTVGKWLLGDIPNKTKRDVQSGVYGPSWFLTMKTPQFWIDDGHIDAAMHMLRRRRQFYPGAYRQDGVVMNIMFSQVVPARYDAYQTAKEADKKRFLWDSDVISMITGIDNQFLASWKGVDTVYWCQNYLQAHWFAVEASISTWTLNVYDSDVTVISDKQLQSFMKSWSTLFPSLLLQSQLFKDDPRLTIPPGAKRCKEFNVHRMPVDSVPQTKVSGDCGVYAIKHIEHLLGRLPLDTICDDNMELFRNKWTVDLWYQNVRH from the exons ttacatttgggatctagaccctgcagatttggtagaggcgagtttgctttggttacggggttgaacttcagttccgggccatctgagactgatttgaagaaacacttgactagtgaccgcttaatcaaggagtactttaatgatgaagaaacagtgaagttaatgcatttggaggctgctttaaaaaactgcactatagttgaagatgcctacaagttgggcctatgtttctttgttgagggggttttacttgcacgagagggcaagttaaatgtctggatagattcgctgaagatggtggaggacactgagtacttctttacttacccatgggggaaggtgtcttttaacaagcttatggattcatgtaagaaagacatgcatcatcagaaaaggaactatgagaagaaaaaggaagttaaggggaaacagaaagaagcaaaatacagtttgtatggttatgtccctgcattgcagtattgggcatatgaagccatccagcagtttgcacgtgagtatggtattaaccatggaaaccagtttccgaggatgcttagttggtcgagcaataaggagcgtcctatttcgaaggccgaccttgcaccgatgttcaagaagacgagt ttgattgtgttgtccatgttgaagccccggccttcggagatagattattatagcgctctgacggagggtgatgctcccttgtatcccgggttgggccaagaagaagaggtagaaactcccactgattttgagaaggtggcggagatagctgctgaggttgcgaaggcagcaaatatttttgttgatggccctgatgatgaggataccCCAGCCCCCATCGACCCCACACCCTCGGCCCCAGCCCCATCGGTACACCCCAGTCCTGATCAACCTGATTTACGGgaggtgttggagaggttggagcgagtcgagagtcgtcaggataccatcctagagaaccaggcggtcatcatggatgttgtcaataagatcttgacattcgtacaagatcttccaaatgattctgattctgattccgactcacttgacctcccagatgattttgtctcacatgacataggcactcctcccccgatagtactcacagcaaatcctgagaccccaggtgttgctattatagaacTTGGGGATGCTGCTGGTGTAGAGTTTCaattggccaagaggaaaagacgcaaacctaagaaatttgaagactacaccGACCCAACCAGAAAGAAAGATCGTTTGGATGCGATTGATGACGTGCCATTAGTCCTCGACCCTCTAAAGAAGCCACTTGCTACACAGTACAGAACGGTCggcaagtggttgcttggagatattccgaacaagacgaagagggatgtccaatctggtgtgtatggtccgagttggtttctgacgatgaagacaccacagttttggatcgatgatggg catattgatgcggccatGCATATGCTACGTAGGCGTCGACAGTTCTATCCCGGGGCGTATCGGCAAGATGGtgttgtgatgaatattatgttctcacaagtggtaccggctcgttatgatgcatatcagactgccaaggaagcggataagaaaaggtttttgtgggattcagatgtgatatcaatgattacgggaattgacaatcaatttctggcatcgtggaagggagtagacactgtatattggtgccagaactaccttcaagcgcattggtttgcagttgaagcctccatttctacttggactctgaatgtttatgattcGGACGTGACCgtgataagtgataaacaactgcaatcttttatgaagtcatggtctactttgttcccatcgttgttattacagtcacaacttttcaaggacgaccctcggttgacgattccacctggagctaaaagatgcaaagagttcaatgtgcaccgcatgccagttgattcagtaccccaaaccaaagtcag tggagattgtggtgtgtacgccatcaagcacatcgaacacttattgggtaggctaccacttGACACGATTTGCGATGACAACATGGAGTTGTTCAGAAACAAATGGACAGTtgacttatggtatcagaatgttagacattga